One Desulfolucanica intricata genomic region harbors:
- a CDS encoding L,D-transpeptidase family protein: MTRYKYPILFLITILLFFVVICGLKCYSNVRVKPNINRSEIDIIINFLLPMRQNSLSSKVTVSTEIPNTPVSYKIKWLNSTTMILSLEQKGNPRGQMLTFQINDAPTAIPLLKKSVSGQVRPSVDLRLLSEADLGKVPSGGPVPIIFNTPVDPKSIKEFVTLPIPGQLKPIQFSLASKRYTDYSQWQYIPDKPFQNNRSYTITLNPGLQSMGKSVMKKKQELTFTTAIQPRVVRTNPGKNANQVRLYPSIEIILNQEVSEASVNVIDLLKKTNIVGFTEIKKNKIIFQPSYALLPGRSYTVTVSLKSKDQEPLNNYKFSFSTVDMENKLWVDVNLGNKHTVRVYRGDKIIRHMLCSGGRPETPTPKGYFYTQDRGHSFWSARFGEGATYWVRLVGQVLVHSVPRDHNWKTKEEEHAKLGLPASHGCIRLDEQDAKWFFENIPRGTLVIIHE, encoded by the coding sequence TTGACAAGATATAAATACCCAATATTATTTTTGATAACTATTTTATTATTTTTCGTAGTAATTTGCGGTTTAAAATGTTATTCCAATGTAAGAGTCAAACCTAATATCAATCGTTCGGAAATTGACATAATAATCAATTTCCTGTTACCCATGCGCCAGAATTCTTTATCGTCGAAGGTAACCGTTAGTACTGAAATCCCTAACACACCGGTTTCTTATAAAATTAAATGGTTAAATTCTACCACTATGATTTTGAGCTTGGAACAGAAGGGAAATCCCCGGGGACAAATGTTGACCTTTCAAATAAACGATGCTCCAACCGCAATCCCGCTGCTAAAAAAAAGTGTTAGTGGGCAAGTAAGGCCTTCGGTTGATTTGAGGCTATTATCGGAAGCAGATTTGGGGAAAGTCCCCTCCGGAGGTCCGGTGCCGATAATCTTTAATACCCCGGTTGATCCCAAAAGCATAAAGGAATTTGTTACCCTTCCTATTCCCGGACAATTAAAACCTATTCAATTTTCTTTAGCAAGTAAAAGATATACGGACTATAGCCAGTGGCAATATATTCCTGACAAACCATTTCAAAATAATAGATCTTACACTATAACACTTAACCCCGGCCTTCAAAGTATGGGTAAATCCGTGATGAAGAAGAAGCAGGAATTAACCTTTACCACTGCAATTCAGCCCAGAGTTGTAAGGACTAACCCGGGTAAGAATGCAAATCAAGTTCGGCTTTATCCTTCGATTGAAATAATACTCAATCAAGAGGTTTCCGAAGCTTCTGTAAATGTTATAGACCTGCTGAAAAAAACTAATATTGTGGGTTTTACCGAAATTAAAAAGAACAAGATTATCTTTCAGCCCTCTTATGCTTTATTGCCAGGTAGAAGTTACACGGTAACGGTTTCGTTAAAATCAAAAGATCAAGAACCACTTAACAACTATAAATTTTCTTTTTCTACAGTAGATATGGAGAATAAGCTGTGGGTAGACGTCAACTTGGGAAATAAACATACGGTCAGGGTTTACCGGGGAGATAAAATAATTCGCCATATGTTATGCTCGGGAGGGCGTCCTGAAACTCCCACACCAAAGGGTTATTTTTATACTCAAGATCGCGGCCATAGCTTTTGGTCAGCCAGGTTTGGTGAAGGTGCTACATATTGGGTACGACTGGTAGGGCAGGTCCTGGTACACTCGGTGCCAAGGGATCATAACTGGAAAACCAAAGAGGAAGAACACGCAAAGCTTGGTTTACCGGCGAGCCATGGTTGTATACGTTTAGATGAACAAGACGCTAAATGGTTCTTTGAAAACATACCCAGAGGCACACTCGTCATTATTCATGAGTAG
- a CDS encoding helix-turn-helix transcriptional regulator: MTAKPKKDITKGLRLNIIVDYINKRTPYGGITVKELLDKLEISERQIYRDLKAIENELKVPLVKKEQFIEGQKTVFYCLEAGYLPSLSPEQATVLFLSLLQQKGSALTGHLNELKDALVSTLFKYHYNPRELAVDKLHSRIHLVEEALAEPYRVGTIFSKLVSALKDCYRIKLWYFVGHSQEETQRVVEPYGLICKRQNWYLVAYCLERNAIRVFRADQIRDVYPYTTEKFQYPTDFDLNTYMANSWGVINDGEVCEVKLKFSPSVAYRVRNLVYHPSQTLEGELEDGSIIVSFKVCGVVEMKTWIIQWGDSVEVLEPGWLREDMFKMAENIIKLYSKDL; this comes from the coding sequence ATGACAGCAAAGCCCAAAAAGGATATAACAAAGGGACTGCGGTTAAACATAATAGTTGACTATATCAATAAAAGGACTCCTTACGGGGGCATAACTGTAAAAGAGTTGCTGGATAAACTGGAGATATCAGAGCGGCAGATATATAGAGATCTTAAAGCCATCGAAAATGAACTTAAGGTACCGTTAGTTAAAAAGGAACAGTTTATAGAAGGACAAAAAACTGTTTTCTACTGCCTGGAGGCAGGCTATTTGCCCAGCTTAAGTCCGGAGCAGGCCACGGTGTTATTTTTAAGTTTGCTCCAGCAAAAGGGGTCTGCCCTTACAGGGCATCTGAATGAACTAAAGGATGCCCTGGTTTCCACGCTTTTTAAATACCATTACAACCCGAGAGAGTTGGCAGTGGACAAACTGCACAGCCGCATTCACCTGGTAGAAGAAGCCCTGGCTGAGCCGTACCGGGTGGGGACTATATTTTCTAAACTGGTTTCCGCCCTTAAGGACTGTTACCGGATAAAACTATGGTATTTTGTAGGCCACAGCCAGGAGGAAACCCAGCGGGTGGTAGAACCCTACGGGCTAATTTGTAAGCGGCAAAACTGGTATCTGGTGGCCTACTGCCTGGAGCGCAATGCCATCCGCGTTTTTCGGGCCGACCAGATAAGGGATGTTTATCCTTACACTACAGAGAAGTTTCAATATCCTACCGATTTTGATCTAAATACATACATGGCCAACAGCTGGGGTGTGATTAATGACGGTGAGGTATGTGAAGTTAAGCTGAAGTTCAGCCCCAGTGTTGCATACCGGGTAAGAAATTTGGTTTATCATCCCTCTCAAACACTGGAGGGGGAACTGGAGGACGGCTCGATTATTGTTTCTTTTAAAGTTTGTGGGGTTGTTGAAATGAAAACCTGGATTATTCAATGGGGAGATTCTGTGGAAGTTTTAGAGCCGGGATGGCTTAGGGAGGATATGTTTAAAATGGCGGAAAATATCATAAAGCTGTATAGTAAAGATTTATAA
- a CDS encoding ATP-dependent helicase, translating to MEQVLNQAQKKAVAHREGPARVLAGAGTGKTKVITERFISLTMEKVARPEEILVLTFSRAAAEEMRSRITARLKGNYSRLWIKTFHSFCLDILREAYPVGEGTGIQVLNDRYRQELIWEILSSQDWDFYHNNSLDKLAEDVFNLLSRLKDELVPLTAFEEFAKEQQKYRAGTRLLDLARACRLVQTEMEARSLIDFGDMINRVMLLFQEQEELQETYRSRFKYIMVDEFQDTNRAQFELLRSLSVHRNLYVVGDDDQAIYGFRGATDRFIIEFSKYFPGAVTYKLEKNYRSQKLILEAANHSISNNRREQKELYPGLELPEQKLYLGVAGNENIEAEYIARVIREKVAAGGYRWGDFAVLCRSVKQTARPIRLALERAGIPYRVDGLDEEIHPAVSDTLALLHLALGKEDPEAVVRLAFKDKILEYYRLRHYAAGSGLTLWQVMCSPPGELSEAVSPNLQKLWGKVEKLQEIISQALPEECVYQAALLAGCLHVPEEVTKADKQRLVALRNLLNMAREALQKGMGLEDFIISYTPEPAALEHPPNAVHIMTVHQAKGLEFPVVFVPGLVEGLFPTEAKRDPMAEDRLLRNWLASGREGTGTGPSYLEEERRLFYVAVTRAKQELHLTHALYYQEQPATRSVFLEEIAGRKDLIEECSCSTGEVLSGDETSAARRARLNLIKAINFRGYEHSREALRDVLRLQYLHGRLKPAVPLRVGQPARPFKEGIGLELSVSSLNTYQACPRCYFLEHVLNLGEAGGEALTFGRILHGVLAEMNLYRKAKGELPSLNLLLQWYREQWRDDAYRCRVQARQNYERGEYYLRRYYAYEEDQTREILAVEEWFSVPYVDLKGREHRLRGRYDLVSRDPQTGIIEIIDYKTGKRSGTVNKSNKKNLAKSSPRDPNRSLQLALYHYAYLQSKPETDVVTSFYFLRHEQDKFNAYTPEFNFNGEGVISTGHSEESLKLVHRDVTAVIDGLLENKFSERPDNTFDCQWCPCNFVCEVMDDVIR from the coding sequence TTGGAACAGGTTCTGAATCAGGCCCAGAAAAAAGCGGTGGCCCACAGGGAGGGCCCGGCCCGTGTGCTGGCCGGGGCCGGAACAGGTAAAACCAAGGTCATTACCGAGCGCTTTATATCTCTCACCATGGAAAAGGTAGCCCGCCCGGAAGAAATACTGGTGCTTACCTTCTCCCGGGCCGCTGCTGAGGAAATGCGCAGCCGGATTACTGCCCGGCTGAAGGGAAATTACAGCAGGCTGTGGATTAAGACCTTCCACTCCTTCTGTCTTGATATTCTTAGGGAAGCCTATCCTGTAGGGGAGGGCACCGGTATTCAGGTGCTTAATGACCGGTACCGACAGGAGCTCATTTGGGAAATTTTGTCTTCACAGGACTGGGATTTTTACCACAACAACAGTTTAGACAAACTTGCGGAAGACGTTTTTAACCTCTTAAGCCGTCTTAAGGATGAGCTGGTCCCCTTAACAGCTTTTGAAGAATTTGCTAAAGAGCAGCAAAAGTACCGGGCGGGTACCCGTTTATTGGATTTAGCCAGAGCCTGCCGCCTGGTACAGACTGAAATGGAAGCTCGCTCCTTAATAGACTTTGGTGATATGATCAACCGCGTCATGCTTTTATTTCAGGAGCAGGAGGAATTGCAGGAAACCTACCGTTCCCGTTTTAAATACATAATGGTGGATGAATTTCAGGACACCAACCGGGCCCAGTTTGAGCTGCTGCGCAGTTTGTCTGTGCATCGGAATCTTTATGTGGTCGGAGACGACGACCAGGCCATTTACGGCTTCCGCGGCGCTACTGACCGGTTTATTATAGAGTTTTCAAAGTATTTCCCCGGTGCTGTTACCTACAAACTGGAGAAGAATTACCGCTCGCAAAAACTAATTCTGGAGGCAGCAAACCACTCAATCAGTAATAACCGGCGGGAGCAAAAAGAACTTTATCCCGGACTGGAGCTGCCGGAACAAAAGCTTTACTTGGGGGTGGCCGGAAACGAAAATATAGAGGCGGAATACATAGCCCGAGTCATTCGGGAAAAGGTGGCTGCAGGTGGCTATCGCTGGGGTGATTTTGCGGTGCTGTGCCGCAGTGTTAAACAAACTGCCCGGCCAATCCGGCTGGCCCTGGAGCGGGCGGGGATACCATACCGGGTGGACGGCTTAGATGAGGAGATTCACCCGGCCGTAAGTGACACTTTAGCTCTGCTGCACCTGGCCCTGGGAAAAGAGGATCCGGAGGCCGTGGTTAGGTTGGCTTTTAAGGATAAAATACTGGAATACTACCGGCTCCGGCACTATGCAGCCGGGTCAGGGCTTACCCTCTGGCAGGTAATGTGCAGCCCACCGGGAGAGTTAAGCGAAGCAGTAAGTCCGAATCTGCAGAAACTCTGGGGAAAAGTAGAAAAGCTGCAAGAAATAATTAGTCAGGCTCTACCGGAGGAGTGTGTCTACCAGGCTGCCCTGTTAGCAGGGTGCCTTCATGTACCGGAGGAGGTCACAAAGGCTGATAAACAGCGCCTGGTTGCCTTAAGAAATTTGCTAAATATGGCTCGGGAAGCTTTACAAAAAGGTATGGGGCTGGAGGACTTTATTATTTCCTATACACCGGAACCGGCAGCTTTAGAGCATCCGCCGAACGCTGTACATATTATGACCGTGCACCAGGCCAAGGGCTTAGAATTTCCAGTGGTTTTTGTTCCGGGTCTGGTTGAAGGATTGTTCCCAACAGAAGCCAAAAGAGATCCTATGGCTGAAGACCGCCTGCTTCGGAACTGGCTGGCGAGTGGACGTGAAGGCACGGGAACCGGTCCCTCCTATCTGGAAGAAGAAAGACGGCTTTTCTATGTGGCCGTCACCAGGGCTAAGCAGGAACTTCATCTTACCCACGCCCTGTATTACCAGGAACAGCCGGCCACCCGCTCGGTATTTCTGGAGGAAATAGCGGGCCGGAAGGATTTAATTGAGGAATGCAGCTGCAGTACAGGCGAAGTCTTGTCCGGTGACGAAACCTCGGCTGCCCGCCGGGCGAGACTCAACTTAATCAAGGCAATAAATTTCCGGGGTTATGAGCACAGCCGGGAAGCCTTAAGAGATGTCTTACGCCTGCAGTACCTGCACGGCAGGCTAAAGCCTGCAGTACCCTTAAGGGTTGGGCAGCCGGCCCGCCCTTTTAAGGAGGGAATCGGACTGGAGCTGTCCGTCTCATCCCTGAATACCTACCAGGCTTGTCCCCGCTGCTACTTTTTAGAGCATGTGCTAAATCTGGGAGAGGCCGGTGGGGAAGCTCTGACTTTTGGCCGGATCCTGCACGGGGTACTGGCAGAAATGAATCTTTATCGTAAAGCAAAAGGGGAACTGCCGTCTTTGAATTTGCTTTTACAGTGGTACCGGGAGCAGTGGCGGGATGACGCCTACCGGTGCCGGGTTCAGGCCCGGCAAAACTACGAGCGGGGAGAGTATTACCTGCGCCGTTATTATGCTTACGAAGAGGACCAAACCCGGGAAATACTGGCGGTAGAGGAGTGGTTTAGTGTCCCCTATGTTGATTTGAAGGGGCGGGAGCACAGGCTTAGAGGAAGGTATGACCTGGTGTCCCGGGATCCCCAAACCGGAATAATTGAAATTATTGATTACAAAACAGGTAAGCGCTCCGGTACGGTAAACAAGAGTAATAAAAAGAATCTTGCCAAAAGCTCACCTAGAGACCCCAACCGCTCACTACAGCTGGCCCTTTACCATTATGCTTACCTGCAAAGTAAGCCGGAGACCGACGTAGTGACTTCATTCTATTTCCTGCGCCACGAGCAGGATAAGTTTAACGCTTACACACCCGAATTTAACTTTAATGGTGAGGGTGTCATCAGTACCGGGCATTCAGAAGAGTCTCTGAAATTGGTACACCGGGATGTAACGGCTGTTATTGATGGTTTACTGGAAAACAAATTTTCCGAAAGACCGGATAATACCTTCGACTGCCAGTGGTGCCCCTGTAATTTTGTTTGCGAGGTGATGGATGATGTCATCCGCTGA
- a CDS encoding DUF421 domain-containing protein yields the protein MLKVTPARKIIEGEPVVVIQNGKIDEEAMARQRFNYDDLLMLLREKGIFNIEDVENAIFERNGELSVQRKSQLNPVTPSDLNLSTQYQGLPTTVIQDGVLIENRLKEISLSKDWLYKKLQAEHGVKTIDEVSIAQLDTNGNLYVDIKNANPENKPDVDIP from the coding sequence GTGTTAAAAGTAACACCTGCCAGAAAAATTATAGAAGGGGAGCCGGTTGTTGTAATACAGAACGGGAAAATTGATGAGGAAGCCATGGCCAGGCAGAGATTTAATTACGATGATCTCTTGATGCTTCTAAGAGAAAAAGGAATTTTTAATATTGAGGATGTTGAAAATGCTATTTTTGAACGAAACGGTGAACTTTCGGTACAGAGAAAAAGTCAATTAAATCCGGTTACCCCGTCAGACTTAAATTTAAGTACCCAATATCAAGGATTACCCACAACTGTTATTCAGGATGGCGTACTTATTGAAAACAGGTTAAAGGAAATTAGTCTCAGTAAAGACTGGCTTTATAAAAAATTACAGGCAGAGCATGGTGTTAAAACAATTGATGAAGTAAGTATTGCCCAGTTAGATACTAATGGAAATCTATATGTAGATATTAAGAACGCTAATCCTGAAAACAAACCTGATGTTGACATCCCGTGA
- a CDS encoding ATP-dependent helicase: MMSSADHKGFTPNPGQLQAINFGTGPLRIIAGAGTGKTSTLVSRVVSLIERGLAGPEEILLLTFSKKAAENMAHKINRAVGKAYRQVKAQTYHSFCLEVLTRHGGLLGLPPEPILLNPAELWLIVRNNLDEFDIRYLDCTRIGGSYGIVKKLVDFYREVKHMTGEEIERNFDRNLPEMQEMLRIAELVQEKVRGLGAIDYDDMIFYTLRLFKEYPQVLSEYRENYKFLFVDEYQDTDEAQAELITMLARPGGNITIVGDDDQAIYGFRDARVENIRDFQELFPELFDVVLDINYRSTQCILDAANQLIKNNQTRLTDKQLKAHSGEPGEQPVIWRFENFEEEARYIARTIRQLVTEKLYECGDIAVLVRKRRYLRGIFEAIKALGLPVQVVGGLSLYDCPETRALICFLKVINNPYDSLSLARVLTMPKYGFNQEDLLSLARNRSGDGTLFNNLTWPAVEVDYLKEKINLFLSDLTALGALRLDRNVPELIEEIMNRNIVATTTAGQANIQKLASLAREFHQNKLETSLTAFCEYLEVLIEADEDSKTAEVHTEEAAVKLMTAHSAKGLEFPVVFLARATAAGFGPGKNDDVEEERRLFYVACTRAMERLYLSWASREPGRKNPHGPSPFLQELEGQVIVLEPETAEEGEAVRLARQVAGFCQQCLVQKTGEIPYEELEKLWLDYWQETGEKPPGDGFLQEVYREYLNRIEADEKILQSLTRELETNERITGLKILSYTHLDTYAKCPRRFKWQYLLGVPGRPGNFGAYGSAVHKTIELYGRAVAAGQKPEAGELKEFLRQSYLELSHISAEEVRLGGEERRQKIERDTAAAAPGPIEPTFDPVANFLNSPYARSIPKAVEQEFYYSLGDVVLHGFIDAIFELPDGTYEVVDYKTYREVPPEEEVKKGLQLPIYVMACQEIFDLKISKASLYFLKPDVVVSVNYTQDDLDRFKKEMLSMLIAIADGVFPAKAGNACRYCSYNLACEYAY, encoded by the coding sequence ATGATGTCATCCGCTGATCATAAAGGCTTCACCCCTAATCCCGGTCAGCTGCAGGCGATAAATTTTGGCACCGGACCGCTGCGCATCATCGCCGGGGCCGGAACGGGAAAAACTTCCACTCTGGTCAGCCGGGTAGTTTCCCTCATTGAAAGAGGCCTGGCCGGGCCGGAGGAAATACTGCTCCTTACCTTCAGTAAAAAGGCGGCCGAAAATATGGCCCATAAGATTAACAGGGCAGTGGGAAAAGCCTACCGGCAGGTCAAAGCCCAGACCTACCACTCTTTCTGCCTGGAAGTACTGACCCGGCACGGAGGTCTCTTGGGCCTGCCGCCGGAACCTATACTTCTGAACCCTGCTGAGCTGTGGCTGATAGTCCGAAATAACCTGGATGAATTTGATATCCGGTACCTGGACTGTACCAGGATTGGCGGTTCTTATGGGATAGTAAAAAAACTGGTGGACTTTTACCGGGAAGTAAAACATATGACCGGGGAAGAAATTGAGCGGAACTTCGACCGGAATCTCCCGGAAATGCAGGAGATGCTGCGGATTGCTGAATTAGTACAGGAAAAGGTACGGGGACTGGGCGCCATCGACTATGACGATATGATTTTTTATACCCTTCGGCTATTTAAAGAGTATCCCCAGGTGCTTTCGGAATACCGGGAAAACTATAAATTCCTCTTTGTGGATGAGTACCAGGATACCGATGAAGCCCAGGCTGAGCTGATAACTATGCTGGCAAGACCGGGAGGCAACATTACCATCGTCGGTGATGATGACCAGGCTATTTATGGCTTCCGTGACGCCCGGGTGGAAAACATCAGGGATTTTCAAGAGTTATTTCCGGAGCTTTTTGACGTGGTGCTGGATATTAACTATCGTTCCACCCAGTGCATTCTGGATGCGGCCAACCAATTAATTAAAAACAATCAGACCAGGCTTACGGATAAACAGCTTAAAGCCCACAGCGGAGAACCCGGTGAGCAGCCGGTGATCTGGCGGTTTGAAAACTTTGAGGAAGAAGCAAGGTACATAGCCCGAACAATTCGGCAGCTGGTAACAGAAAAGCTGTACGAATGCGGTGATATAGCTGTTCTGGTACGTAAACGCCGCTACCTGCGGGGTATTTTTGAGGCAATTAAAGCTTTAGGCCTGCCGGTTCAGGTAGTGGGTGGACTTTCCCTTTATGACTGTCCGGAAACCAGGGCCCTGATCTGTTTTTTAAAGGTCATTAATAATCCTTACGACAGCCTGAGCCTGGCCCGGGTGCTGACCATGCCAAAATACGGCTTTAATCAAGAGGACTTGCTGTCTCTGGCCAGGAACCGCAGCGGTGATGGGACACTGTTCAACAATCTTACCTGGCCGGCTGTGGAAGTGGATTATTTAAAGGAAAAAATTAACCTGTTTTTAAGCGATCTGACCGCGCTGGGCGCCTTAAGGCTGGACAGGAACGTGCCTGAGCTAATTGAAGAAATCATGAATCGAAATATAGTAGCTACCACCACAGCCGGGCAGGCCAACATCCAAAAGCTGGCATCTCTGGCCCGGGAATTTCATCAAAACAAGCTGGAAACCTCGCTCACCGCCTTTTGCGAGTATCTGGAAGTATTAATTGAGGCTGATGAAGACAGCAAGACTGCCGAAGTGCACACTGAGGAAGCTGCGGTGAAGCTGATGACAGCCCACTCGGCCAAGGGGCTGGAATTCCCGGTGGTATTCCTGGCCCGGGCTACGGCAGCAGGTTTCGGGCCCGGCAAAAATGATGATGTCGAAGAGGAAAGACGTCTGTTTTATGTGGCCTGTACCCGGGCTATGGAAAGGCTTTACCTGTCCTGGGCCTCAAGAGAACCGGGGCGTAAAAACCCGCATGGCCCCAGCCCGTTTCTACAGGAATTAGAAGGGCAAGTTATTGTTCTGGAACCCGAAACGGCTGAAGAGGGGGAAGCTGTGCGTCTGGCCCGGCAGGTGGCCGGTTTTTGCCAGCAGTGCCTGGTACAGAAGACCGGAGAAATCCCTTATGAAGAACTGGAGAAACTGTGGCTGGACTACTGGCAGGAAACCGGTGAAAAGCCCCCCGGCGATGGTTTCCTGCAGGAGGTATACCGGGAATATCTAAACCGGATCGAAGCGGATGAGAAGATATTACAAAGCTTAACCCGTGAGTTGGAAACAAATGAGAGAATTACCGGGCTGAAAATCTTAAGCTACACTCACTTAGATACCTATGCAAAATGTCCCCGCCGTTTTAAGTGGCAGTACTTGCTGGGAGTTCCGGGCCGCCCCGGTAATTTCGGCGCTTATGGCAGTGCCGTGCATAAAACCATAGAGCTGTACGGGCGGGCCGTGGCTGCGGGTCAAAAGCCGGAGGCCGGCGAGCTGAAAGAATTCCTCCGGCAGAGCTATCTGGAGCTGAGCCATATATCCGCGGAGGAAGTAAGGCTGGGGGGAGAAGAACGGCGGCAGAAAATAGAACGGGATACTGCAGCTGCGGCGCCGGGCCCAATTGAGCCTACTTTTGATCCGGTGGCTAACTTTTTAAACAGCCCCTATGCCCGCAGCATACCGAAAGCGGTGGAGCAGGAATTCTACTACAGCCTGGGTGATGTAGTACTGCATGGCTTTATCGATGCCATCTTTGAACTACCTGACGGAACATATGAGGTGGTGGACTACAAAACTTACCGTGAGGTACCGCCGGAGGAAGAGGTAAAAAAAGGTTTGCAGCTGCCCATTTATGTAATGGCCTGTCAGGAAATATTCGACTTAAAGATTAGTAAAGCCAGTTTATATTTCCTGAAACCTGATGTGGTAGTATCTGTTAACTATACTCAGGATGATTTGGACCGGTTCAAAAAAGAAATGCTCAGTATGCTGATCGCTATAGCAGACGGGGTATTCCCGGCAAAGGCGGGCAATGCTTGCAGGTACTGCTCCTATAATTTGGCGTGTGAATATGCATATTAG